The DNA segment GGCGGCCCGCTGTGGATTGGTTAGTGTTTTTCCGGCCAGCGTGATTGGCAGGCCAGCGGCGTAGCGCACGGCCAGGGCCACGTCGGCAATGGCGGCGTCGCCCGCCACGTCGATCACCCGCAGAGGCAGCACCTTCACATTGGCCCGCCGCACTGCGCCCACCACGCCGGTCAGGCTGCACCCCACGCAGGACGGCGTGTTCTGGCCCCAGCGGGCCGCGATGATTCCGGTCACATGGGTGCCGTGGCTGCCCGTGCTGCGGGTCCGGTCCCCCGGATCGGTGGGATCGTTGTCTGTGCCGTCGCCGTCACCATTGTTGGGATCGGTCAGCAGGTCCAGCGCGCCCTCGCCCGGTTTCCAGAGGGTACCTTCCAGATCGGGGTGGTCATAACGCACGCCGCTGTCCAGCACGGCCACCGTCACGGGCCGCGAGTACGCGCCGCCCTCCATGTCGCGCCACACGGCGGGATAGCCCAGCAGCCGGAAAGGCCATTGTAGCGCGGCGTACTGGTCCGTGGGTTCCAGCGGCTGCGCCAGCGGGGGCTGAGGAAGAGTCTGAGCGTGCAACAGGGCGTTGGGAACGGCGTATTCCACCCGTGGATCGGCCCGCAGGAGTCGCAGGGCTACTTCCACATCCTCCACCTGCAACGCGGCGGTGTCCGTGGACAGCGGGCGGCTAGAGGTCACGCTCAGGGCGGCGGCCCGCAGGGTTTGCCCGGCGCGCTCGCTGACGCTGCCTGATCCTCTGACGCTTGCTGCCCCGTCCACATCCCGGTATTTGACGATGATGCCGCGCGCCTGCCCTGCCCCCGACTGAGGGGCTGTGGGTCCAGTGACTGTTCGCAGGTCCTGCCCCTGCGCCGCAGTTTCCTCGCTCAGGCGGCCTTTCAGGACGTACTGATCGGCCTTGACGTTCCAGGTGGCGGTGCCGCGCTGCGCCTCGCCGTCACCGATCTTCCACTCGATCCTGATCTGGCCCGTCAGTGCCGCCTGATCCGCCGCCAGCGGTGTGGCCACGCCCCGGTCTGCGCTGACCTGAACCTTCACGTTTCCCTGCCCGGAGGTGGGTGAGACCTGAAGCCAAGCGGGTTTGCCCGTCACGGTCCAGGTGCCGCTGAACGGCTGCGTGGCCTGCGCGTCCCGCTGTATGCCCAGATTCAGTGACTGGTCTGTCAGGGGCAGCGGCGCGGAGGGAGTGCAGGCCGCCAGCATGCAAGTCAGGACCAGCCCCAGCAGCAGGGAAGAGGGCGACAGGGTGGGCTGGGAGAGACGGGCCATCGTTGCCCAGCATGCCGTATCGCGGTGGGGCCTGTGTGAACGGGCGCGGTCCGTAGCGGGGGAGGGAGGCGGGGGGAGGCCGCACAGGTCCGGCGGGGGTCTGGCAAAATCCCCCTCCAGCACAGCACAATGGGCGGGTGCCCAGCGGACGTGTCCACAACCTGATCAATATCGCGGCCTACAGCGTTCTGTCGGCAGCGGCCCTGATCCTTAGCCGACAGGAATTGCTGACCATCACCCCGGTACAGGCGCTGAATTTCACGGTGGCCTTCGCCGCTGGAACCTTTCTGCTGTCGCCGGACCTGGATCTGGCCGACGGCCATGTGGACAGCAAACGCTACTGGGGACTGCTGGGCTTCGTGTGGGTGCCGTATGGCAAGCTGTTCCGGCACCGGGGCCTGTCCCATAGCTGGGTGATCGGGCCGCTGACCCGTCTGGCTTACCTGGCGCTGCTGATCACGCTGATCGTGGGCGTGCTGCGCTACGCCATGCCCACGCTGACACTGCCCACCATCCCGCAGCCGATCAGCCTGAAATTCATCCTGCCGCTGGCACTGGGCTATTTCCTCAGCCAGTGGCTGCACCTGATCGCCGACGGCATCCGCCCCGATCACGGCTTCCGGCAGGGCGCAAAGAGGCTGAAGATGCCGCGCTCGCGGGCGCGGACCAGAAGTCGCAGGGCCTGAAGTCCTGGGCAACCCTCTTATACGGATTCCGTCTGTTTCGTTAACAAACTGGGAAAGCGCCAGTTTGCCAACTCCACGCCCGGAACCCGCTTTGGTCCTTCTCGCATCCGCTCGGATTTCCATCGTTCTGCAAACGATTCAATCGGAGTCCGTATTACTCGATTTGCAGCAGTTCCCGGTGCGCCAGCCCGCGCCCACTTGCCACCTGCCACGCTCCCCGCGCGTCGCCGCGTTCCACCCGCGCCATGAACCCCGCATCGGCGGCCAGCGTGGTCAGCAGCCAGAAATCGCCCCAGACCTCCAGACCCCACTGCGCCTGCATGGCTTTGGACGCCGCCACCCAGACCGGCTCCGAGAGATGTTCCAGCGGCGCGATGAAATGCCACTCGCCGTCCGTGCCGGGGGTGCGGGCCACCTCGCGGTGATACTCGCGTTTCTCGCGGTTGCTCATGGCTTCCCAGGTGCCTTCCGCGCAGTAGTGGGCCGGAAAGGCGCTGAAGGTGTCGCGGCAGCGGGTGGGGCGGGCCTCGTACTGGGTGCAGGCTCCAGTTTCGCGGTCCAGCAGCGGGCAGAAGCCCACCTCCTGACGGTGACGCTGCACGTACTGGGCATCATCTTTCGCGGTCCTCGCGTTCTGGAGGGCGGCGTGGGCGTGCGCTTCCATGGCTTCTGCCTGTGCGGCGTCAATGGCGCGGGCGGTGATGATCGCCTCGGCCAGCGACACCCGGATGGGCATGTTGCAGCACTGGAAGCACCCCGCCCCGCAGAAGATCTTGCCTCCGCGCGCCGCGTAGCCCGCCTGCCATTTGTCGGCCTGCCGCCCGTAGCGGTCATAGGCCCGTTGCACGGGGGCTGTGACCGGATCGGTGGCCGAACCATTGGAGGGTGAAGGGGCGCGCGTCATGCGGCGCAGCCTACCGTGCCACCGCGTGCAGGATGGAGAGGTGGGTGGGATTGACGCTCAGGTTCTGGCCCGTTCGCGTAGGGCGTCGGCGTAGAACAGTGTGGTCTGGTACATGCGGAGCCTACCGGCGGCATACAGCGCGTCAAATTCCGCCCGGCCCACATACCGCGTCTCGGCAATCTCATGGGCGAAAACGGGCTGGAGCGTCTGTCCCGGTAGCGGTTCGGCCAGCCAGACGTGCCGCAGGATAAATACACCGTCTGGAAAGCGGCCCAGGTACGCGCCCAGAAAACGGGTCAGCGTCACGCGCAGGCCAGTCTCCTCGAACGCCTCGCGCATGGCGGCGGCTTCGGGATTCTCGCCATCCTCCACACTGCCGCTGGGGATGTGCCAGAGGCCCGCCTTTTCCATCTGGCCTGCCGTACCAAGCTCACGCACCAGCAGAATATCGCCGCCCGCGTTCAGAACAACCACCCCGGCGGCTTTCAGTTCCACTTCGACGTGCGTGTTCTCGTCGTGCTGGACAGCTTCTACTAGTTCTGCCAGCCGTTGCGCTCGCGCAGGTCCGTGATGTGGGCGACGTGGTGCCGCCCGTGCCACGCGTACAGCGCCAGCAGCGAGTCCAGCGTATAGGTGCGGCCCTGCGCGGGGTGCGTCCACGGGCGGCTCCAGTCGGTCCCGGTCACGCCTTCCAACACAGCTATCAAGCGGCTATGCAGGGCGTCCACCAGCGTCAGACTGACCTCCGGCGGCAACTGATGGTCCGGCAAGTCGGCCCAGCGGTCTTCCTCGTAGGGCTTGATGACGGGGTTTTCCTCGGTCAGCGCCAGCTTGACGCGGATAAAGGCGTTCATGTGACTTTCCGCGACGTGGTGGACCACCTGCTGCACGGTCCAGCCGCCCTCGCGGTAGGGGGTGTCCAGTTGTGTGTTGCTCAGCCCGGCGACGGCGGCGCGCAATTCGCCCGGCAGGCGGCGCAGATGCTCAAGCGCCTCCTGTCGCTCAGGCGCGCTCAGTTCCAGCGGCGTGGGCATTGGCCCCAGGGGATAACGGGCATCGGCACTCACTCGCTTTCCTCCTTGCGGGTCCAGCGGTTGGCGTCGCGGGTTTCCACCTTGTCCATCATGCGGGCAAAACCGCGCTCCAGGCTGATGCCACGCTCATTGGCCATGCAGATCATCACGAACAGCAGGTCCGCCAGTTCCAGCTCTAGGTCGCCCGCGTCCTCACCGGGCTTGGGCGTCTTGCCGTTCTCGTGGGCGATCACGCGGGCCACCTCGCCCGCTTCCTCGGACAGGCGGGCCATCAGCAGCAGCGGCGGAAAGTACCCCTCCTTAAACTGCGAGACATACGCGTCCACACGGGCGCTGGCATCGGAAAAGGTCAGGGCATCGGAGCTGGGCTGGGACATGCCCGCAGGCTAGCGCCTGAGTAGAGCGGAGTAGAAACAGACGGAGCAGATCAAAAAAAGCCCCTCTCCACTGCGGAGAGGGACCAGGATCAGGGTTCTTTAGCGGATGTACAGGAAGGTTTCCTGCACGTCGCGGTCACCCACGGCGTAGGGGTCCAGGTAGGCGGTGGTGGTGGAATTCCAGCGGTTGCTGTCGTAGCTGCCGCTCAGCACGATGGCGGTGGTGGGGCGCACGCGGGTGAAGATGGCACGCACGCGCTGAATGCCGCGCGGCTCGGCCAGGTTGTACATCACGCCGTCCTCGGGACGCGGGAAGAAGGTGGTCCCAGCGTTGACGTAGACGTTCTGGGCCAGCACGCTGGCGTAGCCGTTGCTTTGCAGGGCGATCAGGGTCACGTAGCCGGGCGTGCGGGCGCTGAACTGAAAGCGCACGGCCTCGCCCACGCCGTAGGTGCTGCCCTCGCCCCGGTCAGGCCGCAGGCCGGTGATCAGGTTGCTGCGCTGGGGCTGAATCTGAACATTGGCGTTGGCATCGGGCCGAACGGTGACGGTACAGGCGCTGAGACCCAGGGCCAGCGCGCCGAACAGAAAGAATGTACGCATACCCGGCAGCATAAGCGCTGAGGCTGACGGGAACCTGAGAGAGAAGCCTACCTTACATTTCAGATTCGTCAGATTCAGGGGAAGGTTGGCCTCGGCAGGTTGCTGAGCGGTGCTGAGATACCGCCTCTGCTGACGGTTGCCCCGCCCGCCGCTGGCATAGCATGACGCATGTTTCGCGCCCTGCGCTCGCTGGCCCTGCTGTTGTCTTTGGCTGTTCCCCTCGCCGTGTCCGCTGCTCTGGCCCAGGGGCAGGAGGTATTGCCGGTGGCCACCCAGCCCAGCACCATCAATCAGTCCAGCGCCACGGGACCGGCGGCCACGCCGAATGCCCCAGCGACGCTGGGCAACCCGGCGGGCGGCGGCTACAGCACCAACCGCTTTTTTGAGGACCTGAAGGCGGGCCGGGTGGCCTCGGTGCGGCTGGACAGCGCCGGAAACGCCAGCGTGACCTTCCTTGCCGGGTCCGGCACCTCGCAGGCGGTGCGCTCGCTGGTGGTGCCGCCCGACGGCGCGACGCTGGAGAAGATCCGCGCGGCCAACGTGCCGCTGCGGGTGGTGGCGGGCGGCTCGCCCTTCGGCTGGGTCACGCAGGTGCTGCCGCTGGTCCTGACCGCCCTGATCATCGTGGTCCTGTGGCGCAGCATGCGCGGTGCGGGCGGCGGTGGCGGCAACGCGGCCAGCAACTTCGGCAAATCGAAGGCCGCCGTGATCGCCGAGGGCCAGATCAAGACCAACTTCACCGATGTTGCGGGCTGCGACGAGGCCAAGCAGGACCTCCAGGAAGTCGTCGATTTCCTTCGCCAGCCCGAGAAGTACCATCAGCTCGGCGCACGTATTCCCCACGGCGTTCTGCTTGTCGGCCCTCCCGGCTCCGGGAAGACACTCTTAGCTAAAGCTGTCGCTGGGGAAGCCAAAGTTCCGTACTTCTCCATCAGCGGCTCTGACTTCGTGGAAATGTTCGTCGGCGTTGGGGCTGCCCGCGTGCGTGACCTGTTCGAGCAGGCCCGCAAGAGTGCGCCGTGCATCGTCTTCATCGACGAGATTGACGCTGTAGGCAGAAAGCGCGGCGTTTCGATGCAGGGCGGCAATGATGAGCGCGAACAGACCCTCAACCAGTTGCTGGTGGAGATGGACGGCTTCGGGAGTGGGCAGGAAGTGATCATTCTGGCGGCCACCAACCGCCCGGATGTGCTGGACGCAGCGCTGCTGCGTCCGGGACGCTTTGACCGTCAGGTAGTGGTCGACGCCCCGGATGTGCGCGGACGCGAACATATCCTCAAGATTCATGCCCGCAAGAAGCCGTTGGACGTGAGCGTGGACCTGAGCGTCATCGCGCGGCGCACGGCGGGCATGGTGGGCGCAGACCTTGAAAACCTGTTGAACGAGGCGGCATTGCTGGCCGCCAGAGAGGGCCGGAACCGTATCACTGCCAGAGATGTGGATGAGGCCAGAGACCGGGTACTGATGGGACCCGAGCGGCGCAGCATGGTGGTGCGGGAGGCAGACCGCAAGGTCACGGCCTATCACGAAGTTGGGCACGCGCTGGCCGCGCAATTGTTGCCGCACGCCAACCGCGTCAACAAACTGACCGTGGTGCCGCGTGGGCGAGCCGCAGGCTTCATGATGCCCGACGCCGATGACCGCCTGCATGTCACGCGCCCCGCGCTGGAAGACATGATCGCCGTGGCGCTGGCGGGCCGCGCCGCCGAAGAAGTCATCTACGGCGAGGTCACCACTGGGGCGCAGAACGACTTCCAGCAGGCCACCAACATTGCCCGCCGGATGGTCACCGAATGGGGCATGAGTGACCGCATCGGCAAGGTGGCGCTGGCCAGCGATCAGGCGGGCTATCTGGGCGGCGGCTCACAGATGCAGCCCATGTCCGAATCCACTGCCCAGGAAATCGACGAGGAGGTGCGCGCCCTGATTGACGCCGCCTATGGGCGCGTGCTGACCCTGGTGCGCGAGCATCTGGCCGCCGTCCACGAAATCGTGCGGGTGTTGCTGGTCCGCGAAACACTCTACGGCGAGGAATTCTCCACCCTGCTGGCGGGTGGGCAGTTGACCGAGACCGTGCCCGTCAGCCTGGGTAAGACTGCCAGTCTGGCGTGACCGTGGGGCCAGGAACAGGCTGGGCTGCTGGACGCCCCAGGTAATACCCCTGCCCGTAATCGCTGCCCAGGGCGGTGATCAGGGCCAGTTCGCCGGGCGTTTCGATGCCCTCGGCCACCACCTCGATGCCCAGAGCGTGGGCGTAGGTGATCAGCGCCTGCACCAGCGGGACGCGGGGATCGTCGGCGTGCAGGCCCTGCACCAACGCGCGGTCCAGCTTGACCACGTCCGGCTGAAGTTCGCTCAGGTAGGCCAGACTGGTGTGTCCGGCCCCCAGATCGTCCAGGGCCACCCGCGCACCCTCTGCGCGGTAGCGTTCCAGAATGCGGCGCAGCAGGGCCAGATCGGGGAACGCCTCGCTCTCGGTCACTTCAAAGACGAGGCGGGAGAAATCCGCGCCCACCTGACGGCAGGCCTCGAAGGTGGTCTGAAGGCAGATGTCAGGGTTGTACACCACGCTGGGCGAGAAATTGATAAACAGCCGCTGGCCCGGTGGCAGCGTCGGATAGACCTGCATGATGGCGTGCCTGCGGGCGTGGGCATCGAAGGCGCGGGCCTGTCCGTGGGCGGCGGCGGCCAGCAGCAGGGTATCTGCACCAAGTTGCTCCCCATTCCACCGGGCGCGCACCAGCGCCTCATGACCATGAACCTGCATATTGTGCAGGCGCACGATGGGCTGCACCATGAAATGGATCTGCTGGGCAGCCCCGGCAAACCAGGGGGTGTTCAGGCGGCGCAGCCACTGCTCCAGCGGCGCGATCTGCCAGGGGTCCGGCCCGCCGCCCTGCCACGGCGTGGCCAGCAGTTCATGCCGCTCGGAGACTGAGAAGCTGTCCAGCAGTGCATTCAGATCGGCCAAGTTCTCGGGCAGGACCACCAGCGTCTGTCCGTGGGTCTGGTAGGTCAGGTGGTGGGCCTCCAGCGCCAGCCACAGCTTGCGCTGGACATGGGCAGAGGCGCTGTGCAGCGCGAGCCGGTCCGGTTGACCCAGGGCTGTGGGAGACAGGGTCTGGCAATCGCAGACCCCCAGCGAGGATGAGGAGGGAAGGTCAGGACCCATGAAACAGTTTTAGCAGCAGGACTCTGACAAACACATCATTCACGGATGTTCTGCGGGTCAGAACTGGCCGTCAGGATGGGGCCATCAGTCCTCGTCCTCCGGGTCACGGCTCTCGCTGGGCTTGATGGGGGACTGGGTGCGGTTCTGCTCTTTCAGGTCCGGCCCGCTGCTATCGCGGGTCAGCCTGATCTCGATGGGTGCGCCGCCAAAATTCAGGCTGCGCTGTGGGAAGGGAATCTCTATGCCGGCCTGATCCATGGCAATTTTAATCCGGCGGTTGAATTCGCGGCCCACCGCGTACTGGCTCTTGGGCAACACCTTGAACAGGGCGCGCAGGGTCACGCCGTCGGCAGCCAGTTGCGTGACGCCCTGAATGTCGGGTTCCTCCAGAAAGAATTTCTTCCACTCCTGATCGTTGTAAATCTCGTCGCTGACGGCCTTCAGCACCCGCAATGCATCGTTGATGTTGGCCGCGTAGGTCACGTCCACTGTGGCAACCACCCGGCTCCAGTCCTTGCTGCTCACACTGACGGTGTTGATCTGGCCGTTGGGGATCAGGTGAACCGTGCCGTCCAGGGCGCGCAGGGCGGTCAGGCGCAGGTTGAGCGTCTCTACGTTGCCGCTGAGGAGGCCATTGTTGACGCTGATCACGTCGCCCACGCCGTACTGATCTTCCAGCAGAATAAAAAAGCCGGTGAAGACGTCCTTGATCAGGCTTTGCGCCCCGAAGCCGACTGCCAGCCCCAGCACCGAGACCCCGGCCAGCAGACTGGTGGCATTCACGCCCAGCGCCTGAAGGCCCGCGATCAGGCTGATGATGATGATGGTGACCTTGAGGGTGCTTTCCACCACGCCTTTGAGGGTCTGTACGCGCACATTGCGGCGGTTGAATTCGTCGTCTTCGGCCACGATGCGCTGGCTGAAGGTGCCGACCATTCGCCACGCGATCAGTGCGAGTGCCACGATCACCACGGCCTGTCCGGCGGTGTTGCGGAAGCCCTCGGCGATGCTCTGGCCCAGCCCGAACAGCACCGGAACATCCGGCAGGTAGATCTTGTAGGTGGCGTAGGCGACGTAGCCCACCACGACCACGGCCAGCCACAGCCACTTGAGGGCCAGCAGCATGCGCGCGCCGACCTGCCCACGCAGGGTTCGCAGCAGAATGCGCCCGAAACGGTGGACGGCGTAGGAAATGACCAGCGCAATCGCCAGCCACAGCCACACGCTGGGTTTGGAAAGTTGAACGAGCAGGATATCCAGCATAGCGGGCCAGTCTCTCACAAAGTGTCTGACGCCGGAATGACAGCCTGATGGGAACTTAAGGGGAGGGGCAGGCTGCCGTGCGTGCAAATGCTCCAGACTCGCCCAGATGCTGAAAGGGACTCCCATCGCTGCTAGCGAGTCTTTTCCTCTTCTCGCTCCATTCAGATTTGTTTGCCCCCATTGTAAGTTCCTACCAACTGTCCGCCCCGCCGCATGCGCCGCTGCCCCCGGCCCACTAGACTGCCCGGCATGTCTCCCGAACCCAGCAAACCAGACGCCAAAAAGCCAGATGTCAATAAGACAGACAAGCCCATTTCCCCCAATGACCGCGCCCGCCTGGACCCGGTGTTCA comes from the Deinococcus sp. AJ005 genome and includes:
- a CDS encoding S8 family serine peptidase gives rise to the protein MARLSQPTLSPSSLLLGLVLTCMLAACTPSAPLPLTDQSLNLGIQRDAQATQPFSGTWTVTGKPAWLQVSPTSGQGNVKVQVSADRGVATPLAADQAALTGQIRIEWKIGDGEAQRGTATWNVKADQYVLKGRLSEETAAQGQDLRTVTGPTAPQSGAGQARGIIVKYRDVDGAASVRGSGSVSERAGQTLRAAALSVTSSRPLSTDTAALQVEDVEVALRLLRADPRVEYAVPNALLHAQTLPQPPLAQPLEPTDQYAALQWPFRLLGYPAVWRDMEGGAYSRPVTVAVLDSGVRYDHPDLEGTLWKPGEGALDLLTDPNNGDGDGTDNDPTDPGDRTRSTGSHGTHVTGIIAARWGQNTPSCVGCSLTGVVGAVRRANVKVLPLRVIDVAGDAAIADVALAVRYAAGLPITLAGKTLTNPQRAAVINLSLGAQVSADTARPMCEAVQDARDAGSLVIAAAGNGYNTTPYYPAACPAAVAVGSVTLSGGSAPKHAVYSSAYAAVQLSAPGGTDPSLDPGTFNGGVFNGQPFQDLVLSTGWDYAKGQPEYEAEAGTSQAAPQVAALAALLLSKGVTNDAASTLTRLNATATDLGATGHDPLFGSGMINAAAALGAPAISDTLGLRLQDSRGLVFQPPMDALGNFSAYLGDGNFSVVGGRDRDSNGIYGETNEPRAERFVTLGPSLPQVDVGDLIPR
- a CDS encoding metal-binding protein; protein product: MPSGRVHNLINIAAYSVLSAAALILSRQELLTITPVQALNFTVAFAAGTFLLSPDLDLADGHVDSKRYWGLLGFVWVPYGKLFRHRGLSHSWVIGPLTRLAYLALLITLIVGVLRYAMPTLTLPTIPQPISLKFILPLALGYFLSQWLHLIADGIRPDHGFRQGAKRLKMPRSRARTRSRRA
- a CDS encoding YkgJ family cysteine cluster protein, whose translation is MTRAPSPSNGSATDPVTAPVQRAYDRYGRQADKWQAGYAARGGKIFCGAGCFQCCNMPIRVSLAEAIITARAIDAAQAEAMEAHAHAALQNARTAKDDAQYVQRHRQEVGFCPLLDRETGACTQYEARPTRCRDTFSAFPAHYCAEGTWEAMSNREKREYHREVARTPGTDGEWHFIAPLEHLSEPVWVAASKAMQAQWGLEVWGDFWLLTTLAADAGFMARVERGDARGAWQVASGRGLAHRELLQIE
- a CDS encoding Nudix hydrolase, with amino-acid sequence MELKAAGVVVLNAGGDILLVRELGTAGQMEKAGLWHIPSGSVEDGENPEAAAMREAFEETGLRVTLTRFLGAYLGRFPDGVFILRHVWLAEPLPGQTLQPVFAHEIAETRYVGRAEFDALYAAGRLRMYQTTLFYADALRERART
- a CDS encoding YfiT family bacillithiol transferase yields the protein MPTPLELSAPERQEALEHLRRLPGELRAAVAGLSNTQLDTPYREGGWTVQQVVHHVAESHMNAFIRVKLALTEENPVIKPYEEDRWADLPDHQLPPEVSLTLVDALHSRLIAVLEGVTGTDWSRPWTHPAQGRTYTLDSLLALYAWHGRHHVAHITDLRERNGWQN
- a CDS encoding nucleotide pyrophosphohydrolase, translating into MSQPSSDALTFSDASARVDAYVSQFKEGYFPPLLLMARLSEEAGEVARVIAHENGKTPKPGEDAGDLELELADLLFVMICMANERGISLERGFARMMDKVETRDANRWTRKEESE
- a CDS encoding DUF4384 domain-containing protein; translated protein: MRTFFLFGALALGLSACTVTVRPDANANVQIQPQRSNLITGLRPDRGEGSTYGVGEAVRFQFSARTPGYVTLIALQSNGYASVLAQNVYVNAGTTFFPRPEDGVMYNLAEPRGIQRVRAIFTRVRPTTAIVLSGSYDSNRWNSTTTAYLDPYAVGDRDVQETFLYIR
- the ftsH gene encoding ATP-dependent zinc metalloprotease FtsH — protein: MFRALRSLALLLSLAVPLAVSAALAQGQEVLPVATQPSTINQSSATGPAATPNAPATLGNPAGGGYSTNRFFEDLKAGRVASVRLDSAGNASVTFLAGSGTSQAVRSLVVPPDGATLEKIRAANVPLRVVAGGSPFGWVTQVLPLVLTALIIVVLWRSMRGAGGGGGNAASNFGKSKAAVIAEGQIKTNFTDVAGCDEAKQDLQEVVDFLRQPEKYHQLGARIPHGVLLVGPPGSGKTLLAKAVAGEAKVPYFSISGSDFVEMFVGVGAARVRDLFEQARKSAPCIVFIDEIDAVGRKRGVSMQGGNDEREQTLNQLLVEMDGFGSGQEVIILAATNRPDVLDAALLRPGRFDRQVVVDAPDVRGREHILKIHARKKPLDVSVDLSVIARRTAGMVGADLENLLNEAALLAAREGRNRITARDVDEARDRVLMGPERRSMVVREADRKVTAYHEVGHALAAQLLPHANRVNKLTVVPRGRAAGFMMPDADDRLHVTRPALEDMIAVALAGRAAEEVIYGEVTTGAQNDFQQATNIARRMVTEWGMSDRIGKVALASDQAGYLGGGSQMQPMSESTAQEIDEEVRALIDAAYGRVLTLVREHLAAVHEIVRVLLVRETLYGEEFSTLLAGGQLTETVPVSLGKTASLA
- a CDS encoding EAL domain-containing protein is translated as MGPDLPSSSSLGVCDCQTLSPTALGQPDRLALHSASAHVQRKLWLALEAHHLTYQTHGQTLVVLPENLADLNALLDSFSVSERHELLATPWQGGGPDPWQIAPLEQWLRRLNTPWFAGAAQQIHFMVQPIVRLHNMQVHGHEALVRARWNGEQLGADTLLLAAAAHGQARAFDAHARRHAIMQVYPTLPPGQRLFINFSPSVVYNPDICLQTTFEACRQVGADFSRLVFEVTESEAFPDLALLRRILERYRAEGARVALDDLGAGHTSLAYLSELQPDVVKLDRALVQGLHADDPRVPLVQALITYAHALGIEVVAEGIETPGELALITALGSDYGQGYYLGRPAAQPVPGPTVTPDWQSYPG
- a CDS encoding mechanosensitive ion channel family protein — encoded protein: MLDILLVQLSKPSVWLWLAIALVISYAVHRFGRILLRTLRGQVGARMLLALKWLWLAVVVVGYVAYATYKIYLPDVPVLFGLGQSIAEGFRNTAGQAVVIVALALIAWRMVGTFSQRIVAEDDEFNRRNVRVQTLKGVVESTLKVTIIIISLIAGLQALGVNATSLLAGVSVLGLAVGFGAQSLIKDVFTGFFILLEDQYGVGDVISVNNGLLSGNVETLNLRLTALRALDGTVHLIPNGQINTVSVSSKDWSRVVATVDVTYAANINDALRVLKAVSDEIYNDQEWKKFFLEEPDIQGVTQLAADGVTLRALFKVLPKSQYAVGREFNRRIKIAMDQAGIEIPFPQRSLNFGGAPIEIRLTRDSSGPDLKEQNRTQSPIKPSESRDPEDED